One genomic window of Polyangium aurulentum includes the following:
- the secD gene encoding protein translocase subunit SecD, with amino-acid sequence MIYNILQYVFAGIGALSLVLAVYVRSRRGVFVMSAITSLATAIAAHYHVFWATASFGMCVPWALFCALPTIDLSWRAKTGFVLFLALGSALSIYPTYHDERYGRMDWTGIEDEAKAGDRGVRQWILSNIPFRLVRGLDLKGGLRLVYSVDVDEAIKDKRDRYYDEMRQALARSYGIVAADKQATAQELRRLGDEFKVRVEKSREHANTMYVNFENPADADRITDEFMRPFGEMQRQFSADRKRVTLRIKSEVESDIRSKAVTQAKETVHRRIDSLGLKEAGLTVRDEDLIVEIPGDNERAFAEIREIIAQTARLEFKLLDDDTNFFEAEVKNPKNTEVKGLKFLQEQVSVGPGKQKVNYYAVLERMDGETMPQALKRFQEWASTLSVPDDHEIGFGKQLSYNEDTGVQEESGWRTYYLYGKAEVTGDMVRDAQVSQDTSSGFGGYFVSMTMNSIGADRFETITGANVKRRFAIVLDGKVESAPVIQNKIPGGHAQITMGGGGNPEQQLADARRLELVLQSGALPAPISKSSEQNIGPSLGQDAIVQGIKGGVAGVILVLVFMVVYYSRAGMIANIAVLFNLVLQVAVLAMFGASMTLPGIAGLALTIGIAVDANVLINERIREELRQGKSPRAAVDVGYDKAFSAILDGHVTTLISGIILAQYGSGPIKGFAVTLIVGIAVSLFTGVVCTRLMFDWAVRARKVKSLHLG; translated from the coding sequence ATGATTTACAACATCCTCCAGTATGTCTTCGCCGGCATAGGCGCGCTGTCGCTGGTGCTAGCGGTCTACGTCCGATCGCGGCGAGGTGTCTTCGTGATGTCCGCGATCACCTCGCTGGCGACAGCGATCGCGGCGCACTACCACGTGTTCTGGGCGACGGCGTCCTTCGGGATGTGCGTTCCGTGGGCGCTGTTCTGCGCCCTGCCGACGATCGATCTGTCGTGGCGCGCGAAGACGGGGTTCGTGCTCTTCCTGGCGCTGGGCTCTGCGCTCAGCATCTACCCGACGTACCACGACGAACGTTACGGTCGGATGGACTGGACGGGGATCGAGGACGAGGCCAAGGCGGGTGACCGCGGCGTCCGGCAGTGGATCCTGTCGAACATCCCCTTCCGCCTCGTGCGCGGGCTCGATCTGAAGGGCGGGCTGCGGCTGGTCTACTCGGTCGACGTCGACGAGGCGATCAAGGACAAGCGCGATCGCTACTACGACGAGATGCGCCAGGCGCTGGCGCGGTCGTACGGCATCGTGGCCGCGGACAAGCAGGCGACGGCGCAGGAGCTTCGCCGGCTCGGCGACGAGTTCAAGGTGCGCGTCGAGAAGTCTCGCGAGCACGCCAATACGATGTACGTGAACTTCGAGAACCCGGCGGACGCCGACCGGATCACCGACGAGTTCATGCGGCCGTTCGGCGAGATGCAGCGCCAGTTCTCGGCCGATCGCAAGCGCGTGACCCTGCGCATCAAGAGCGAGGTCGAGAGCGACATCCGCTCGAAGGCGGTGACGCAGGCGAAGGAGACGGTCCATCGCCGCATCGACAGCCTGGGCCTCAAGGAGGCAGGGCTCACGGTGCGCGACGAGGATCTCATCGTCGAGATCCCGGGCGACAACGAGCGGGCGTTCGCCGAGATCCGCGAGATCATCGCGCAGACGGCGCGGCTCGAGTTCAAGCTGCTCGACGACGACACGAACTTCTTCGAGGCCGAGGTCAAGAACCCGAAGAACACCGAGGTCAAGGGCCTCAAGTTCTTGCAGGAGCAGGTGAGCGTCGGCCCGGGCAAGCAGAAGGTCAACTACTACGCGGTGCTCGAGCGCATGGACGGCGAGACCATGCCGCAGGCGCTCAAGCGGTTCCAGGAGTGGGCGTCGACGCTCTCGGTGCCGGACGATCACGAGATCGGCTTCGGCAAGCAGCTCTCCTACAACGAGGACACCGGCGTGCAGGAGGAGAGCGGCTGGCGCACGTACTACCTGTACGGCAAGGCCGAGGTCACCGGCGACATGGTTCGCGACGCGCAGGTGAGTCAGGACACGAGCAGCGGCTTCGGCGGCTACTTCGTCAGCATGACGATGAACAGCATCGGCGCCGACAGGTTCGAGACCATCACGGGCGCGAACGTGAAGCGTCGGTTCGCGATCGTGCTCGACGGCAAGGTCGAGAGCGCGCCGGTCATCCAGAACAAGATCCCTGGCGGGCACGCGCAGATCACGATGGGCGGCGGCGGCAACCCCGAGCAGCAGCTCGCGGATGCGCGGCGGCTCGAGCTCGTCCTCCAGTCGGGCGCGCTGCCGGCGCCGATCTCGAAGTCGAGCGAGCAGAACATCGGCCCGTCGCTCGGTCAGGACGCGATCGTGCAGGGCATCAAGGGCGGCGTGGCGGGCGTCATCCTCGTGCTCGTGTTCATGGTCGTCTACTACAGCCGCGCGGGGATGATCGCGAACATCGCGGTGCTCTTCAACCTGGTGCTGCAGGTGGCGGTGCTGGCGATGTTCGGCGCGTCGATGACGCTGCCGGGGATCGCGGGTCTGGCGCTCACCATCGGCATCGCGGTCGACGCGAACGTGCTCATCAACGAGCGCATTCGCGAGGAGCTGCGGCAGGGCAAGAGCCCGCGCGCGGCGGTGGACGTCGGCTACGACAAGGCGTTCAGCGCCATCCTCGACGGCCACGTGACCACGCTGATCTCGGGCATCATCCTGGCCCAGTACGGGTCGGGTCCCATCAAGGGCTTCGCGGTGACGCTGATCGTGGGCATCGCGGTCAGCCTCTTCACCGGCGTCGTCTGCACGCGGCTCATGTTCGACTGGGCAGTGCGCGCTCGGAAGGTCAAATCGCTCCACCTCGGCTGA
- the secF gene encoding protein translocase subunit SecF, with product MEFIKPGRQFDFMSKRWLFIGISAALLIASIISFIKPGPKLGTDFKGGTEIEVNFGAGVEANQIRHAVEESGFESPEVIRVKDSGAESTNRFLIRVQEVSALSDQQRAAIRDHLCYVAEGAAPPPDFETRCPENVRASEIKFSPGGDKISVRYEVSPDLAAVKTQLSGIPGVELRADPKELNDRDHKVDIQLKSRGDQLLDALRAKLGADKVPDRALRVEWIGPKAGAQLRDAAIRSVVIAIVFIMAYIAFRFDLRFAPGGIVALVHDVGIALGAMVVTQREITLSTVAAMLTIVGYSITDTVVVYDRIRENLNKHRNMTFASIINLSISEMLGRTIITSGVTALSMVCFLIWGTGVIKDFAFALLIGILVGTYSSIYVAAPLTEWVDKRFFGSMSTSRKKITRTKTAKRADAVV from the coding sequence ATGGAATTCATCAAGCCCGGGCGACAGTTCGACTTCATGAGCAAGCGCTGGCTCTTCATCGGGATCAGCGCCGCGCTCCTGATTGCGTCGATCATTTCCTTCATCAAGCCGGGCCCCAAGCTCGGCACGGACTTCAAGGGCGGCACCGAGATCGAGGTCAACTTCGGCGCGGGCGTCGAGGCCAACCAGATCCGCCACGCCGTCGAGGAGAGCGGCTTCGAATCACCGGAGGTCATCCGGGTGAAGGACAGCGGCGCCGAGAGCACCAACCGCTTCCTCATCCGCGTCCAGGAGGTCAGCGCGCTGAGCGATCAGCAGCGCGCGGCCATCCGCGATCACCTCTGCTACGTGGCCGAGGGCGCGGCGCCTCCGCCCGACTTCGAGACGCGCTGCCCCGAGAACGTGCGCGCGAGCGAGATCAAGTTCAGCCCCGGCGGCGACAAGATCTCGGTGCGCTACGAGGTCTCACCCGATCTCGCGGCGGTGAAGACGCAGCTGTCGGGGATCCCCGGCGTCGAGCTGCGCGCGGATCCGAAGGAGCTGAACGATCGCGACCACAAGGTCGACATCCAGCTCAAGTCGCGCGGCGATCAGCTCCTCGACGCGCTGCGGGCGAAGCTCGGCGCCGACAAGGTCCCCGATCGCGCGCTGCGCGTCGAGTGGATCGGGCCCAAGGCGGGCGCGCAGCTCCGCGACGCGGCCATCCGGAGCGTCGTGATCGCGATCGTCTTCATCATGGCGTACATCGCGTTCCGGTTCGATCTGCGCTTCGCGCCGGGCGGCATCGTGGCCCTCGTGCACGACGTCGGCATCGCGCTCGGCGCGATGGTGGTCACGCAGCGCGAGATCACGCTGTCGACGGTCGCCGCGATGCTGACGATCGTGGGTTACTCGATCACGGACACGGTCGTCGTCTACGACCGCATCCGCGAGAACCTGAACAAGCACCGGAACATGACGTTCGCGAGCATCATCAACCTGTCGATCTCCGAGATGCTCGGGCGCACGATCATCACCTCGGGCGTGACGGCGCTGTCGATGGTCTGCTTCCTCATCTGGGGCACGGGCGTGATCAAGGACTTCGCCTTCGCCCTGCTCATCGGCATCCTGGTCGGCACCTACTCGTCGATCTACGTCGCCGCGCCGCTCACCGAGTGGGTCGACAAGCGGTTCTTCGGCAGCATGTCGACGTCGCGCAAGAAGATCACGCGCACCAAGACCGCGAAGCGCGCCGACGCGGTCGTCTAG
- the recJ gene encoding single-stranded-DNA-specific exonuclease RecJ, whose protein sequence is MTTDAAWMEVPGTELLTPAALPQVVAAPCAALRDPGEASGDALELARALGLSITVADVLFRSGRGANEATKIFLEPRLAHLTPPDAMADRELSADRIARAVRAKERIAVFGDYDCDGITSAAIVTEVLRALGGEVVPLLATRKEGSYGLSMRALARVKATGASLLITCDCGSSDHERLAAARAAGMDVVVIDHHLVPDEPLPALAFLNPHRPECGFPFKGLASCGLALSLGAAVRRALGAQLDMRTWLDLVAIGTVADVAPLVGDNRALVRAGLAVLSQGARPGLRALAELAKVDLPHGVSADDIAFRIAPRINAPGRLGDPDLALELLLERDAARAAGLAATIEQLTVRRRELQEKMVAEALREIDAARWGDEPGIVIAREGWHPGIVGIVAGRIASKYGKPTIAVALEGGSGRGSVRGPSGFPLHDALGLCRDGLVGFGGHQAAAGVEVRGERVEALRALWCAACASLGASLGPVEEPEADVRLDDRDEPAVVARDLERLEPCGQGNRAPRVLVRGAPVRISKPVKGHLKLEVALRRHVIGAFGYELGGLASGLAGGRVDIVGRLRRDTFRGGSAVEMRIERVIRSS, encoded by the coding sequence ATGACGACCGATGCCGCGTGGATGGAGGTGCCGGGGACCGAGTTGCTCACCCCGGCTGCTCTGCCGCAGGTCGTCGCGGCGCCTTGCGCGGCGCTGCGCGATCCGGGGGAAGCCTCGGGGGACGCGCTCGAGCTGGCTCGCGCGCTCGGGCTGTCGATCACGGTCGCCGATGTCCTGTTTCGCTCGGGGCGCGGGGCGAACGAGGCGACGAAGATCTTTCTCGAGCCGAGGCTCGCGCACCTGACGCCGCCCGACGCGATGGCCGATCGCGAGCTGAGCGCCGATCGCATCGCGCGCGCCGTCCGTGCGAAGGAGCGGATCGCCGTCTTCGGCGACTACGACTGCGACGGGATCACCTCGGCTGCGATCGTGACCGAGGTGCTGCGCGCGCTCGGCGGCGAGGTCGTGCCGCTGCTCGCGACGCGCAAGGAGGGCAGCTACGGGCTCAGCATGCGTGCGCTCGCGCGCGTGAAGGCGACGGGGGCGAGCCTGCTCATCACGTGCGACTGCGGCTCGAGCGATCACGAGCGGCTCGCGGCTGCGCGCGCGGCGGGGATGGATGTCGTGGTGATCGATCACCACCTCGTGCCGGACGAGCCGCTGCCGGCGCTCGCGTTCTTGAATCCGCACCGGCCCGAGTGCGGGTTTCCGTTCAAGGGGCTCGCGTCGTGCGGGCTCGCGCTCTCGCTCGGCGCGGCCGTGCGAAGGGCGCTCGGGGCGCAGCTCGACATGCGCACGTGGCTCGATCTCGTGGCGATCGGCACCGTGGCGGACGTGGCGCCGCTCGTGGGCGACAACCGTGCGCTCGTGCGCGCGGGGCTCGCGGTGTTGAGCCAGGGCGCGAGGCCGGGGCTGCGGGCGCTGGCGGAGCTGGCGAAGGTGGATCTGCCGCACGGCGTGAGCGCGGACGACATCGCGTTCAGGATCGCGCCGCGCATCAATGCGCCTGGGCGGCTCGGGGATCCGGACCTCGCGCTCGAGCTGCTCCTCGAGCGGGATGCGGCGCGGGCGGCTGGGCTTGCGGCGACGATCGAGCAGCTCACGGTGAGGCGGCGCGAGCTGCAAGAGAAGATGGTGGCCGAGGCGCTGCGCGAGATCGACGCGGCGCGCTGGGGTGACGAGCCGGGCATCGTGATCGCGCGCGAGGGCTGGCATCCGGGGATCGTGGGGATCGTGGCGGGGCGCATCGCGTCGAAGTACGGCAAACCCACGATCGCGGTGGCGCTCGAGGGAGGCAGCGGGCGCGGCTCGGTGCGCGGGCCTTCGGGGTTTCCGCTGCACGATGCGCTCGGGCTCTGCCGCGACGGGCTCGTGGGCTTTGGTGGCCACCAGGCGGCAGCCGGCGTCGAGGTGCGGGGCGAGCGCGTGGAGGCGTTGCGGGCGCTGTGGTGTGCGGCTTGCGCTTCGCTCGGGGCGAGCCTTGGTCCGGTGGAGGAGCCCGAGGCGGATGTGCGGCTCGACGATCGGGACGAGCCTGCGGTGGTGGCGAGGGATCTCGAGCGGCTCGAGCCTTGCGGGCAAGGCAACCGGGCGCCGCGCGTGCTCGTGCGTGGGGCGCCGGTGCGGATCTCGAAGCCCGTGAAGGGGCACCTCAAGCTCGAGGTGGCGCTGCGGCGGCACGTGATCGGGGCGTTCGGCTACGAGCTCGGCGGGCTTGCGTCGGGGCTCGCGGGCGGACGCGTGGACATCGTGGGGCGCTTGCGGCGCGACACGTTCCGGGGCGGGAGCGCGGTCGAGATGCGTATCGAGCGCGTCATCCGTTCGAGCTAG
- a CDS encoding ABC transporter ATP-binding protein, with amino-acid sequence MAEPLIRFRDVRKAFGPKVIYRGLNLDVFPGETLTVIGGSGVGKSVMLKMLIRLLDADDGSITFHGDEITRMKEAKIQLVRRRIAMLFQGAALFDSISVGDNVAYGLHEHYREEMTPTQIAERVDWALSLVGLPGIEAMRPSDLSGGMKKRVGLARAIAVQPEVLLYDEPTTGLDPINTERINHLIRGLKKALDVTSIVVTHDMKSAFSISDRMAMVQGGEIILSGSTADFQASTDPRVASFINGVAPVNEDVETLLRA; translated from the coding sequence GTGGCTGAGCCGCTCATCCGGTTCCGAGACGTGCGCAAGGCGTTCGGGCCGAAGGTCATTTATCGCGGCCTGAACCTCGACGTGTTCCCGGGCGAGACGCTGACGGTGATCGGCGGGTCGGGCGTGGGCAAGAGCGTGATGCTCAAGATGCTCATCCGGCTGCTCGACGCGGATGACGGGTCGATCACCTTCCACGGTGACGAGATCACCCGGATGAAGGAGGCGAAGATCCAGCTCGTGCGGCGTCGCATCGCGATGCTGTTCCAGGGCGCGGCGCTCTTCGACTCGATCTCGGTGGGAGACAACGTCGCTTACGGGCTGCACGAGCACTACCGCGAGGAGATGACACCGACGCAGATCGCCGAGCGCGTCGACTGGGCGCTGTCGCTCGTGGGGCTGCCTGGGATCGAGGCGATGCGGCCTTCGGATCTCTCGGGCGGCATGAAGAAGCGCGTGGGGCTCGCGCGGGCGATCGCGGTGCAGCCCGAGGTGTTGCTCTACGACGAGCCGACGACCGGGCTCGACCCGATCAACACCGAGCGCATCAACCACCTCATCCGCGGGCTCAAGAAGGCGCTCGACGTGACGAGCATCGTGGTCACGCACGACATGAAGAGCGCGTTCTCGATCTCGGATCGCATGGCCATGGTGCAGGGCGGCGAGATCATCTTGTCGGGCAGCACCGCAGACTTTCAGGCTTCGACTGATCCGCGTGTGGCGAGCTTCATCAACGGTGTCGCCCCCGTGAACGAGGACGTCGAGACCCTCTTGAGGGCGTGA
- a CDS encoding MlaD family protein, translated as MSRSRDVKVGIFVLSGLLFAALVIFLIGDERRFFNSSVKFRTSFADVQGLKPGAPVRMGGIDIGTVEEVGYTPGSLDPTVHVKLSIVKAEAGRIRKDSVARVSAKGLLGDKMVELTKGSSQETVPPGGDIPGEEPTDLMGIAEGMTAKADTALGNIAKVSENLADEQLHKDLRQSVASMNKLLRDVSEGEGYPRKFLTDKEEAERISRTLQSLDRASSELALTLQDVRAVLGRVKTGPGFAHDVVYGDGPQKEIAQFGAAAGEIAQTLKGVRESDSFAHDVLYGGKGDGAEALSNVTAMTADLRAIVHDMRAGKGTVGALLVDPSIYEDLKGIVGNVGRNDILRALVRYSIKQDERKPEVGVTPPAPASAPAPAPAPATNGDQAKSGQ; from the coding sequence ATGAGCAGGTCACGGGACGTCAAGGTCGGGATCTTCGTGCTCTCCGGGCTGCTCTTTGCGGCCCTCGTCATCTTCCTCATCGGCGACGAGCGGCGGTTCTTCAACTCGTCGGTGAAGTTCCGGACGAGCTTCGCGGACGTGCAGGGGTTGAAGCCTGGGGCGCCGGTGCGCATGGGCGGCATCGACATCGGCACGGTCGAGGAGGTCGGATACACGCCGGGATCGCTGGATCCGACCGTGCACGTGAAGCTCAGCATCGTGAAGGCCGAGGCGGGCCGCATCCGCAAGGACAGCGTGGCGCGCGTGTCGGCGAAGGGCTTGCTCGGCGACAAGATGGTCGAGCTGACGAAGGGCAGCTCGCAGGAGACGGTGCCGCCGGGGGGCGACATTCCCGGGGAAGAGCCCACGGATCTGATGGGCATCGCGGAGGGGATGACGGCGAAGGCGGACACCGCGCTCGGCAACATCGCGAAGGTCAGCGAGAACCTCGCGGACGAGCAGCTCCACAAGGATCTGCGGCAGAGCGTCGCGTCGATGAACAAGCTTCTGCGCGACGTGTCCGAGGGCGAGGGGTATCCGCGCAAGTTCCTCACGGACAAGGAGGAGGCGGAGCGGATCTCGCGGACGTTGCAGAGCCTCGATCGCGCGAGCTCGGAGCTGGCGCTGACGCTGCAGGACGTGCGGGCGGTCCTCGGGCGCGTGAAGACGGGGCCGGGGTTCGCGCACGACGTCGTGTACGGGGATGGGCCGCAGAAGGAGATCGCGCAGTTCGGCGCGGCGGCGGGGGAGATCGCGCAGACGCTCAAGGGCGTGAGAGAGAGCGACAGCTTCGCGCACGACGTGCTCTACGGCGGCAAGGGCGATGGGGCGGAGGCGCTGTCGAACGTCACGGCGATGACGGCGGATCTGCGAGCGATCGTGCACGACATGCGAGCGGGCAAGGGGACGGTGGGCGCTCTGCTCGTCGACCCTTCGATCTACGAGGATCTGAAGGGCATCGTCGGCAACGTGGGGCGTAACGACATCTTGCGGGCGCTCGTGCGCTACTCGATCAAGCAGGACGAGCGGAAGCCGGAGGTCGGGGTGACGCCGCCTGCGCCTGCGAGCGCGCCTGCGCCTGCGCCCGCTCCTGCGACGAACGGCGATCAAGCGAAGAGCGGCCAGTAA